A section of the Osmia lignaria lignaria isolate PbOS001 chromosome 3, iyOsmLign1, whole genome shotgun sequence genome encodes:
- the BicC gene encoding protein bicaudal C isoform X5 produces the protein MRSSGVRERTIDRSVVNYVPATTRHRPRLWSVSYPGRKHARMNPHIKVAGRPDDVRAAKEKIMEILDTRSNRVTMKLDVSYTDHSHIIGKGGLTIKRVMEETGCHIHFPDSNRSNHQEKSNQVSIAGEMEGVERARARVRNLTPLIFSFELPIMGSSQTVPDSTSPYVVKIQEKYNVQVMFRTRPKLHATLVVVKGCEWEVSQVKEATVLLIHYMCQNLANQIQVQMTMEISPQHHSIVLGKQSSNLKMIMQRTGTQIMFPDAGDPNIPSLKKSNVTITGGIHNVYLARQQLVGSLPLVLMFDLPEDSMSCVDTENISQLMQSLDVFINVRHKPKQSTLSVIIKGIERNASNIYEARKQLLGLDEPRVHAEIPATYHIPNAGNVFQGNTSNGTGTNNNLMGNLSESLSNILTINTQNPPYCVSPMSHSPNPLGLSPHWGLSTIPSMFSPIPLHHSYPYPHLNHLLTTQHVLHNNGMPPHSHGLTNHALTNIGQLHSNVPTGFHSIPGLNGSSLPDSKEGSAYSSLSSVSSSLSSPAISPRNVSPVNPIETSPNLDLSSMLSDLSVSDRRAPGCEKKSLEMAVQQNFAPFDYEQKKMLAAKAIQRKPSFNDYRVPTSAWSGYGLSQSIPPISTTDLNKELTATSHPSDLWKEPTTPVYGKEVEFAIGSGKDRVGQIGITSNYMEHTPTSQLNRITSHRYDDLTSMLTSVGLEKYIRLFTSHEVDMATFPSLTDKDLCEIGINAWGARRKIMLLIAEMNKRTSPFCGSAAPGAERKSSNATITSSTMEKCNLDSKW, from the exons AGCAATCGAGTAACCATGAAACTGGATGTAAGTTACACCGACCATTCGCACATCATCGGAAAGGGCGGTCTGACGATCAAACGAGTGATGGAGGAAACTGGATGTCACATTCATTTCCCGGACAGCAATCGTAGCAACCATCAAGAGAAGAGTAATCAGGTGTCGATCGCTGGAGAAATGGAGGGTGTCGAACGAGCCCGTGCTCGAGTCAGG aATCTTACGCCTCTGATCTTCTCGTTTGAATTACCGATCATGGGCTCTTCGCAGACCGTGCCGGATTCCACTTCGCCGTACGTGGTTAAGATTCAAGAGAAATACAACGTCCAAGTGATGTTTCGCACCAGACCAAAACTGCACGCTACCTTGGTGGTGGTGAAAGGTTGCGAATGGGAAGTATCTCAGGTGAAAGAAGCGACCGTGTTGCTCATTCACTACATGTGCCAAAACCTAGCT AATCAAATACAAGTACAAATGACGATGGAGATTTCGCCGCAACATCACAGCATCGTTCTCGGGAAGCAAAGCAGTAATCTGAAGATGATCATGCAACGCACAGGCACTCAGATAATGTTCCCCGATGCCGGAGATCCAAACATTCCCAGCCTGAAGAAGAGCAACGTGACGATCACCGGTGGCATTCACAACGTCTATTTGGCTCGGCAACAATTAGTG GGTTCGCTGCCTTTGGTTCTGATGTTTGATCTTCCCGAGGACTCGATGTCCTGCGTCGACACGGAAAACATTTCGCAGTTGATGCAGTCGTTGGACGTTTTTATAAACGTGAGGCACAAGCCGAAACAGAGCACGCTGTCGGTCATCATAAAAGGGATCGAACGAAACGCCAGTAATATTTACGAAGCGAGAAAACAGCTTTTGGGCTTGGACGAGCCCCGGGTACACGCGGAGATACCTGCCACTTACCATATTCCGAATGCAGGAAATGTCTTTCAGGGAAACACCAGCAACGGTACAG GTACCAACAACAATCTGATGGGCAATCTATCGGAAAGCTTGTCAAACATCTTGACGATAAACACGCAGAATCCACCTTACTGCGTGTCGCCGATGTCTCATTCGCCGAATCCGCTGGGCTTGTCGCCTCACTGGGGCTTGTCAACGATACCCTCCATGTTCTCGCCGATTCCGCTTCATCATTCTTACCCATATCCGCATCTTAATCACCTGCTGACCACGCAGCACGTGTTGCACAACAACGGGATGCCTCCTCATTCCCACGGACTGACGAACCACGCTTTGACCAACATCGGCCAGCTTCACTCCAACGTGCCTACCGGCTTTCACAGTATTCCAGGACTGAACGGTAGTTCCTTGCCAGACAGCAAAGAAGGCAGTG CTTACTCGTCGTTGAGCAGCGTTTCTAGTTCTCTATCTAGTCCAGCAATCAGTCCTCGTAATGTATCTCCGGTCAATCCTATCGAGACTAGTCCTAATTTAG ATTTATCGAGTATGCTGTCCGATCTGTCGGTCTCGGATCGACGCGCACCAGGTTGCGAAAAGAAATCCTTGGAAATGGCTGTGCAACAGAATTTCGCCCCGTTCGACTACGAGCAGAAGAAAATGTTGGCGGCGAAAGCGATTCAAAGGAAACCGAGCTTCAACGATTATCGCGTGCCCACGTCAGCTTGGTCCGGTTACGGGCTCAGCCAATCCATTCCTCCCATAAGCACGACCGACTTGAACAAA GAGTTAACGGCCACTTCTCATCCGTCCGATCTGTGGAAAGAACCGACGACACCGGTCTACGGCAAGGAGGTCGAATTTGCTATCGGTTCCGGCAAAGATCGCGTTGGACAGATCGGTATAACCTCCAACTACATGGAACACACGCCTACTTCGCAACTGAACAGAATCACTTCTCATCGGTACGACGACTTGACCAGCATGCTCACCAGTGTCGGACTGGAGAAATATATAC GCCTGTTCACGTCTCACGAAGTGGACATGGCTACGTTTCCCTCGCTAACGGATAAAGATCTCTGCGAAATCGGGATAAACGCTTGGGGTGCGAGACGTAAAATAATGCTGTTGATCGCTG AAATGAACAAACGAACCAGTCCGTTTTGCGGGAGCGCGGCTCCCGGTGCAGAACGCAAGTCGTCCAACGCCACCATCACCTCCAGCACGATGGAAAAGTGTAATCTGGACAGCAAGTGGTAA
- the BicC gene encoding protein bicaudal C isoform X4 translates to MRSSGVRERTIDRSVVNYVPATTRHRPRLWSVSYPGRKHARMNPHIKVAGRPDDVRAAKEKIMEILDTRQSNRVTMKLDVSYTDHSHIIGKGGLTIKRVMEETGCHIHFPDSNRSNHQEKSNQVSIAGEMEGVERARARVRNLTPLIFSFELPIMGSSQTVPDSTSPYVVKIQEKYNVQVMFRTRPKLHATLVVVKGCEWEVSQVKEATVLLIHYMCQNLANQIQVQMTMEISPQHHSIVLGKQSSNLKMIMQRTGTQIMFPDAGDPNIPSLKKSNVTITGGIHNVYLARQQLVGSLPLVLMFDLPEDSMSCVDTENISQLMQSLDVFINVRHKPKQSTLSVIIKGIERNASNIYEARKQLLGLDEPRVHAEIPATYHIPNAGNVFQGNTSNGTGTNNNLMGNLSESLSNILTINTQNPPYCVSPMSHSPNPLGLSPHWGLSTIPSMFSPIPLHHSYPYPHLNHLLTTQHVLHNNGMPPHSHGLTNHALTNIGQLHSNVPTGFHSIPGLNGSSLPDSKEGSAYSSLSSVSSSLSSPAISPRNVSPVNPIETSPNLDLSSMLSDLSVSDRRAPGCEKKSLEMAVQQNFAPFDYEQKKMLAAKAIQRKPSFNDYRVPTSAWSGYGLSQSIPPISTTDLNKELTATSHPSDLWKEPTTPVYGKEVEFAIGSGKDRVGQIGITSNYMEHTPTSQLNRITSHRYDDLTSMLTSVGLEKYIRLFTSHEVDMATFPSLTDKDLCEIGINAWGARRKIMLLIAEMNKRTSPFCGSAAPGAERKSSNATITSSTMEKCNLDSKW, encoded by the exons CAGAGCAATCGAGTAACCATGAAACTGGATGTAAGTTACACCGACCATTCGCACATCATCGGAAAGGGCGGTCTGACGATCAAACGAGTGATGGAGGAAACTGGATGTCACATTCATTTCCCGGACAGCAATCGTAGCAACCATCAAGAGAAGAGTAATCAGGTGTCGATCGCTGGAGAAATGGAGGGTGTCGAACGAGCCCGTGCTCGAGTCAGG aATCTTACGCCTCTGATCTTCTCGTTTGAATTACCGATCATGGGCTCTTCGCAGACCGTGCCGGATTCCACTTCGCCGTACGTGGTTAAGATTCAAGAGAAATACAACGTCCAAGTGATGTTTCGCACCAGACCAAAACTGCACGCTACCTTGGTGGTGGTGAAAGGTTGCGAATGGGAAGTATCTCAGGTGAAAGAAGCGACCGTGTTGCTCATTCACTACATGTGCCAAAACCTAGCT AATCAAATACAAGTACAAATGACGATGGAGATTTCGCCGCAACATCACAGCATCGTTCTCGGGAAGCAAAGCAGTAATCTGAAGATGATCATGCAACGCACAGGCACTCAGATAATGTTCCCCGATGCCGGAGATCCAAACATTCCCAGCCTGAAGAAGAGCAACGTGACGATCACCGGTGGCATTCACAACGTCTATTTGGCTCGGCAACAATTAGTG GGTTCGCTGCCTTTGGTTCTGATGTTTGATCTTCCCGAGGACTCGATGTCCTGCGTCGACACGGAAAACATTTCGCAGTTGATGCAGTCGTTGGACGTTTTTATAAACGTGAGGCACAAGCCGAAACAGAGCACGCTGTCGGTCATCATAAAAGGGATCGAACGAAACGCCAGTAATATTTACGAAGCGAGAAAACAGCTTTTGGGCTTGGACGAGCCCCGGGTACACGCGGAGATACCTGCCACTTACCATATTCCGAATGCAGGAAATGTCTTTCAGGGAAACACCAGCAACGGTACAG GTACCAACAACAATCTGATGGGCAATCTATCGGAAAGCTTGTCAAACATCTTGACGATAAACACGCAGAATCCACCTTACTGCGTGTCGCCGATGTCTCATTCGCCGAATCCGCTGGGCTTGTCGCCTCACTGGGGCTTGTCAACGATACCCTCCATGTTCTCGCCGATTCCGCTTCATCATTCTTACCCATATCCGCATCTTAATCACCTGCTGACCACGCAGCACGTGTTGCACAACAACGGGATGCCTCCTCATTCCCACGGACTGACGAACCACGCTTTGACCAACATCGGCCAGCTTCACTCCAACGTGCCTACCGGCTTTCACAGTATTCCAGGACTGAACGGTAGTTCCTTGCCAGACAGCAAAGAAGGCAGTG CTTACTCGTCGTTGAGCAGCGTTTCTAGTTCTCTATCTAGTCCAGCAATCAGTCCTCGTAATGTATCTCCGGTCAATCCTATCGAGACTAGTCCTAATTTAG ATTTATCGAGTATGCTGTCCGATCTGTCGGTCTCGGATCGACGCGCACCAGGTTGCGAAAAGAAATCCTTGGAAATGGCTGTGCAACAGAATTTCGCCCCGTTCGACTACGAGCAGAAGAAAATGTTGGCGGCGAAAGCGATTCAAAGGAAACCGAGCTTCAACGATTATCGCGTGCCCACGTCAGCTTGGTCCGGTTACGGGCTCAGCCAATCCATTCCTCCCATAAGCACGACCGACTTGAACAAA GAGTTAACGGCCACTTCTCATCCGTCCGATCTGTGGAAAGAACCGACGACACCGGTCTACGGCAAGGAGGTCGAATTTGCTATCGGTTCCGGCAAAGATCGCGTTGGACAGATCGGTATAACCTCCAACTACATGGAACACACGCCTACTTCGCAACTGAACAGAATCACTTCTCATCGGTACGACGACTTGACCAGCATGCTCACCAGTGTCGGACTGGAGAAATATATAC GCCTGTTCACGTCTCACGAAGTGGACATGGCTACGTTTCCCTCGCTAACGGATAAAGATCTCTGCGAAATCGGGATAAACGCTTGGGGTGCGAGACGTAAAATAATGCTGTTGATCGCTG AAATGAACAAACGAACCAGTCCGTTTTGCGGGAGCGCGGCTCCCGGTGCAGAACGCAAGTCGTCCAACGCCACCATCACCTCCAGCACGATGGAAAAGTGTAATCTGGACAGCAAGTGGTAA
- the BicC gene encoding protein bicaudal C isoform X8, whose protein sequence is MKLDVSYTDHSHIIGKGGLTIKRVMEETGCHIHFPDSNRSNHQEKSNQVSIAGEMEGVERARARVRNLTPLIFSFELPIMGSSQTVPDSTSPYVVKIQEKYNVQVMFRTRPKLHATLVVVKGCEWEVSQVKEATVLLIHYMCQNLANQIQVQMTMEISPQHHSIVLGKQSSNLKMIMQRTGTQIMFPDAGDPNIPSLKKSNVTITGGIHNVYLARQQLVGSLPLVLMFDLPEDSMSCVDTENISQLMQSLDVFINVRHKPKQSTLSVIIKGIERNASNIYEARKQLLGLDEPRVHAEIPATYHIPNAGNVFQGNTSNGTGTNNNLMGNLSESLSNILTINTQNPPYCVSPMSHSPNPLGLSPHWGLSTIPSMFSPIPLHHSYPYPHLNHLLTTQHVLHNNGMPPHSHGLTNHALTNIGQLHSNVPTGFHSIPGLNGSSLPDSKEGSAYSSLSSVSSSLSSPAISPRNVSPVNPIETSPNLDLSSMLSDLSVSDRRAPGCEKKSLEMAVQQNFAPFDYEQKKMLAAKAIQRKPSFNDYRVPTSAWSGYGLSQSIPPISTTDLNKELTATSHPSDLWKEPTTPVYGKEVEFAIGSGKDRVGQIGITSNYMEHTPTSQLNRITSHRYDDLTSMLTSVGLEKYIRLFTSHEVDMATFPSLTDKDLCEIGINAWGARRKIMLLIAEMNKRTSPFCGSAAPGAERKSSNATITSSTMEKCNLDSKW, encoded by the exons ATGAAACTGGATGTAAGTTACACCGACCATTCGCACATCATCGGAAAGGGCGGTCTGACGATCAAACGAGTGATGGAGGAAACTGGATGTCACATTCATTTCCCGGACAGCAATCGTAGCAACCATCAAGAGAAGAGTAATCAGGTGTCGATCGCTGGAGAAATGGAGGGTGTCGAACGAGCCCGTGCTCGAGTCAGG aATCTTACGCCTCTGATCTTCTCGTTTGAATTACCGATCATGGGCTCTTCGCAGACCGTGCCGGATTCCACTTCGCCGTACGTGGTTAAGATTCAAGAGAAATACAACGTCCAAGTGATGTTTCGCACCAGACCAAAACTGCACGCTACCTTGGTGGTGGTGAAAGGTTGCGAATGGGAAGTATCTCAGGTGAAAGAAGCGACCGTGTTGCTCATTCACTACATGTGCCAAAACCTAGCT AATCAAATACAAGTACAAATGACGATGGAGATTTCGCCGCAACATCACAGCATCGTTCTCGGGAAGCAAAGCAGTAATCTGAAGATGATCATGCAACGCACAGGCACTCAGATAATGTTCCCCGATGCCGGAGATCCAAACATTCCCAGCCTGAAGAAGAGCAACGTGACGATCACCGGTGGCATTCACAACGTCTATTTGGCTCGGCAACAATTAGTG GGTTCGCTGCCTTTGGTTCTGATGTTTGATCTTCCCGAGGACTCGATGTCCTGCGTCGACACGGAAAACATTTCGCAGTTGATGCAGTCGTTGGACGTTTTTATAAACGTGAGGCACAAGCCGAAACAGAGCACGCTGTCGGTCATCATAAAAGGGATCGAACGAAACGCCAGTAATATTTACGAAGCGAGAAAACAGCTTTTGGGCTTGGACGAGCCCCGGGTACACGCGGAGATACCTGCCACTTACCATATTCCGAATGCAGGAAATGTCTTTCAGGGAAACACCAGCAACGGTACAG GTACCAACAACAATCTGATGGGCAATCTATCGGAAAGCTTGTCAAACATCTTGACGATAAACACGCAGAATCCACCTTACTGCGTGTCGCCGATGTCTCATTCGCCGAATCCGCTGGGCTTGTCGCCTCACTGGGGCTTGTCAACGATACCCTCCATGTTCTCGCCGATTCCGCTTCATCATTCTTACCCATATCCGCATCTTAATCACCTGCTGACCACGCAGCACGTGTTGCACAACAACGGGATGCCTCCTCATTCCCACGGACTGACGAACCACGCTTTGACCAACATCGGCCAGCTTCACTCCAACGTGCCTACCGGCTTTCACAGTATTCCAGGACTGAACGGTAGTTCCTTGCCAGACAGCAAAGAAGGCAGTG CTTACTCGTCGTTGAGCAGCGTTTCTAGTTCTCTATCTAGTCCAGCAATCAGTCCTCGTAATGTATCTCCGGTCAATCCTATCGAGACTAGTCCTAATTTAG ATTTATCGAGTATGCTGTCCGATCTGTCGGTCTCGGATCGACGCGCACCAGGTTGCGAAAAGAAATCCTTGGAAATGGCTGTGCAACAGAATTTCGCCCCGTTCGACTACGAGCAGAAGAAAATGTTGGCGGCGAAAGCGATTCAAAGGAAACCGAGCTTCAACGATTATCGCGTGCCCACGTCAGCTTGGTCCGGTTACGGGCTCAGCCAATCCATTCCTCCCATAAGCACGACCGACTTGAACAAA GAGTTAACGGCCACTTCTCATCCGTCCGATCTGTGGAAAGAACCGACGACACCGGTCTACGGCAAGGAGGTCGAATTTGCTATCGGTTCCGGCAAAGATCGCGTTGGACAGATCGGTATAACCTCCAACTACATGGAACACACGCCTACTTCGCAACTGAACAGAATCACTTCTCATCGGTACGACGACTTGACCAGCATGCTCACCAGTGTCGGACTGGAGAAATATATAC GCCTGTTCACGTCTCACGAAGTGGACATGGCTACGTTTCCCTCGCTAACGGATAAAGATCTCTGCGAAATCGGGATAAACGCTTGGGGTGCGAGACGTAAAATAATGCTGTTGATCGCTG AAATGAACAAACGAACCAGTCCGTTTTGCGGGAGCGCGGCTCCCGGTGCAGAACGCAAGTCGTCCAACGCCACCATCACCTCCAGCACGATGGAAAAGTGTAATCTGGACAGCAAGTGGTAA
- the BicC gene encoding protein bicaudal C isoform X6, translating to MTVVMEETNTYVTWPSRLKIGAKSKKDPHIKVAGRPDDVRAAKEKIMEILDTRQSNRVTMKLDVSYTDHSHIIGKGGLTIKRVMEETGCHIHFPDSNRSNHQEKSNQVSIAGEMEGVERARARVRNLTPLIFSFELPIMGSSQTVPDSTSPYVVKIQEKYNVQVMFRTRPKLHATLVVVKGCEWEVSQVKEATVLLIHYMCQNLANQIQVQMTMEISPQHHSIVLGKQSSNLKMIMQRTGTQIMFPDAGDPNIPSLKKSNVTITGGIHNVYLARQQLVGSLPLVLMFDLPEDSMSCVDTENISQLMQSLDVFINVRHKPKQSTLSVIIKGIERNASNIYEARKQLLGLDEPRVHAEIPATYHIPNAGNVFQGNTSNGTGTNNNLMGNLSESLSNILTINTQNPPYCVSPMSHSPNPLGLSPHWGLSTIPSMFSPIPLHHSYPYPHLNHLLTTQHVLHNNGMPPHSHGLTNHALTNIGQLHSNVPTGFHSIPGLNGSSLPDSKEGSAYSSLSSVSSSLSSPAISPRNVSPVNPIETSPNLDLSSMLSDLSVSDRRAPGCEKKSLEMAVQQNFAPFDYEQKKMLAAKAIQRKPSFNDYRVPTSAWSGYGLSQSIPPISTTDLNKELTATSHPSDLWKEPTTPVYGKEVEFAIGSGKDRVGQIGITSNYMEHTPTSQLNRITSHRYDDLTSMLTSVGLEKYIRLFTSHEVDMATFPSLTDKDLCEIGINAWGARRKIMLLIAEMNKRTSPFCGSAAPGAERKSSNATITSSTMEKCNLDSKW from the exons CAGAGCAATCGAGTAACCATGAAACTGGATGTAAGTTACACCGACCATTCGCACATCATCGGAAAGGGCGGTCTGACGATCAAACGAGTGATGGAGGAAACTGGATGTCACATTCATTTCCCGGACAGCAATCGTAGCAACCATCAAGAGAAGAGTAATCAGGTGTCGATCGCTGGAGAAATGGAGGGTGTCGAACGAGCCCGTGCTCGAGTCAGG aATCTTACGCCTCTGATCTTCTCGTTTGAATTACCGATCATGGGCTCTTCGCAGACCGTGCCGGATTCCACTTCGCCGTACGTGGTTAAGATTCAAGAGAAATACAACGTCCAAGTGATGTTTCGCACCAGACCAAAACTGCACGCTACCTTGGTGGTGGTGAAAGGTTGCGAATGGGAAGTATCTCAGGTGAAAGAAGCGACCGTGTTGCTCATTCACTACATGTGCCAAAACCTAGCT AATCAAATACAAGTACAAATGACGATGGAGATTTCGCCGCAACATCACAGCATCGTTCTCGGGAAGCAAAGCAGTAATCTGAAGATGATCATGCAACGCACAGGCACTCAGATAATGTTCCCCGATGCCGGAGATCCAAACATTCCCAGCCTGAAGAAGAGCAACGTGACGATCACCGGTGGCATTCACAACGTCTATTTGGCTCGGCAACAATTAGTG GGTTCGCTGCCTTTGGTTCTGATGTTTGATCTTCCCGAGGACTCGATGTCCTGCGTCGACACGGAAAACATTTCGCAGTTGATGCAGTCGTTGGACGTTTTTATAAACGTGAGGCACAAGCCGAAACAGAGCACGCTGTCGGTCATCATAAAAGGGATCGAACGAAACGCCAGTAATATTTACGAAGCGAGAAAACAGCTTTTGGGCTTGGACGAGCCCCGGGTACACGCGGAGATACCTGCCACTTACCATATTCCGAATGCAGGAAATGTCTTTCAGGGAAACACCAGCAACGGTACAG GTACCAACAACAATCTGATGGGCAATCTATCGGAAAGCTTGTCAAACATCTTGACGATAAACACGCAGAATCCACCTTACTGCGTGTCGCCGATGTCTCATTCGCCGAATCCGCTGGGCTTGTCGCCTCACTGGGGCTTGTCAACGATACCCTCCATGTTCTCGCCGATTCCGCTTCATCATTCTTACCCATATCCGCATCTTAATCACCTGCTGACCACGCAGCACGTGTTGCACAACAACGGGATGCCTCCTCATTCCCACGGACTGACGAACCACGCTTTGACCAACATCGGCCAGCTTCACTCCAACGTGCCTACCGGCTTTCACAGTATTCCAGGACTGAACGGTAGTTCCTTGCCAGACAGCAAAGAAGGCAGTG CTTACTCGTCGTTGAGCAGCGTTTCTAGTTCTCTATCTAGTCCAGCAATCAGTCCTCGTAATGTATCTCCGGTCAATCCTATCGAGACTAGTCCTAATTTAG ATTTATCGAGTATGCTGTCCGATCTGTCGGTCTCGGATCGACGCGCACCAGGTTGCGAAAAGAAATCCTTGGAAATGGCTGTGCAACAGAATTTCGCCCCGTTCGACTACGAGCAGAAGAAAATGTTGGCGGCGAAAGCGATTCAAAGGAAACCGAGCTTCAACGATTATCGCGTGCCCACGTCAGCTTGGTCCGGTTACGGGCTCAGCCAATCCATTCCTCCCATAAGCACGACCGACTTGAACAAA GAGTTAACGGCCACTTCTCATCCGTCCGATCTGTGGAAAGAACCGACGACACCGGTCTACGGCAAGGAGGTCGAATTTGCTATCGGTTCCGGCAAAGATCGCGTTGGACAGATCGGTATAACCTCCAACTACATGGAACACACGCCTACTTCGCAACTGAACAGAATCACTTCTCATCGGTACGACGACTTGACCAGCATGCTCACCAGTGTCGGACTGGAGAAATATATAC GCCTGTTCACGTCTCACGAAGTGGACATGGCTACGTTTCCCTCGCTAACGGATAAAGATCTCTGCGAAATCGGGATAAACGCTTGGGGTGCGAGACGTAAAATAATGCTGTTGATCGCTG AAATGAACAAACGAACCAGTCCGTTTTGCGGGAGCGCGGCTCCCGGTGCAGAACGCAAGTCGTCCAACGCCACCATCACCTCCAGCACGATGGAAAAGTGTAATCTGGACAGCAAGTGGTAA
- the BicC gene encoding protein bicaudal C isoform X7 translates to MTVMEETNTYVTWPSRLKIGAKSKKDPHIKVAGRPDDVRAAKEKIMEILDTRQSNRVTMKLDVSYTDHSHIIGKGGLTIKRVMEETGCHIHFPDSNRSNHQEKSNQVSIAGEMEGVERARARVRNLTPLIFSFELPIMGSSQTVPDSTSPYVVKIQEKYNVQVMFRTRPKLHATLVVVKGCEWEVSQVKEATVLLIHYMCQNLANQIQVQMTMEISPQHHSIVLGKQSSNLKMIMQRTGTQIMFPDAGDPNIPSLKKSNVTITGGIHNVYLARQQLVGSLPLVLMFDLPEDSMSCVDTENISQLMQSLDVFINVRHKPKQSTLSVIIKGIERNASNIYEARKQLLGLDEPRVHAEIPATYHIPNAGNVFQGNTSNGTGTNNNLMGNLSESLSNILTINTQNPPYCVSPMSHSPNPLGLSPHWGLSTIPSMFSPIPLHHSYPYPHLNHLLTTQHVLHNNGMPPHSHGLTNHALTNIGQLHSNVPTGFHSIPGLNGSSLPDSKEGSAYSSLSSVSSSLSSPAISPRNVSPVNPIETSPNLDLSSMLSDLSVSDRRAPGCEKKSLEMAVQQNFAPFDYEQKKMLAAKAIQRKPSFNDYRVPTSAWSGYGLSQSIPPISTTDLNKELTATSHPSDLWKEPTTPVYGKEVEFAIGSGKDRVGQIGITSNYMEHTPTSQLNRITSHRYDDLTSMLTSVGLEKYIRLFTSHEVDMATFPSLTDKDLCEIGINAWGARRKIMLLIAEMNKRTSPFCGSAAPGAERKSSNATITSSTMEKCNLDSKW, encoded by the exons CAGAGCAATCGAGTAACCATGAAACTGGATGTAAGTTACACCGACCATTCGCACATCATCGGAAAGGGCGGTCTGACGATCAAACGAGTGATGGAGGAAACTGGATGTCACATTCATTTCCCGGACAGCAATCGTAGCAACCATCAAGAGAAGAGTAATCAGGTGTCGATCGCTGGAGAAATGGAGGGTGTCGAACGAGCCCGTGCTCGAGTCAGG aATCTTACGCCTCTGATCTTCTCGTTTGAATTACCGATCATGGGCTCTTCGCAGACCGTGCCGGATTCCACTTCGCCGTACGTGGTTAAGATTCAAGAGAAATACAACGTCCAAGTGATGTTTCGCACCAGACCAAAACTGCACGCTACCTTGGTGGTGGTGAAAGGTTGCGAATGGGAAGTATCTCAGGTGAAAGAAGCGACCGTGTTGCTCATTCACTACATGTGCCAAAACCTAGCT AATCAAATACAAGTACAAATGACGATGGAGATTTCGCCGCAACATCACAGCATCGTTCTCGGGAAGCAAAGCAGTAATCTGAAGATGATCATGCAACGCACAGGCACTCAGATAATGTTCCCCGATGCCGGAGATCCAAACATTCCCAGCCTGAAGAAGAGCAACGTGACGATCACCGGTGGCATTCACAACGTCTATTTGGCTCGGCAACAATTAGTG GGTTCGCTGCCTTTGGTTCTGATGTTTGATCTTCCCGAGGACTCGATGTCCTGCGTCGACACGGAAAACATTTCGCAGTTGATGCAGTCGTTGGACGTTTTTATAAACGTGAGGCACAAGCCGAAACAGAGCACGCTGTCGGTCATCATAAAAGGGATCGAACGAAACGCCAGTAATATTTACGAAGCGAGAAAACAGCTTTTGGGCTTGGACGAGCCCCGGGTACACGCGGAGATACCTGCCACTTACCATATTCCGAATGCAGGAAATGTCTTTCAGGGAAACACCAGCAACGGTACAG GTACCAACAACAATCTGATGGGCAATCTATCGGAAAGCTTGTCAAACATCTTGACGATAAACACGCAGAATCCACCTTACTGCGTGTCGCCGATGTCTCATTCGCCGAATCCGCTGGGCTTGTCGCCTCACTGGGGCTTGTCAACGATACCCTCCATGTTCTCGCCGATTCCGCTTCATCATTCTTACCCATATCCGCATCTTAATCACCTGCTGACCACGCAGCACGTGTTGCACAACAACGGGATGCCTCCTCATTCCCACGGACTGACGAACCACGCTTTGACCAACATCGGCCAGCTTCACTCCAACGTGCCTACCGGCTTTCACAGTATTCCAGGACTGAACGGTAGTTCCTTGCCAGACAGCAAAGAAGGCAGTG CTTACTCGTCGTTGAGCAGCGTTTCTAGTTCTCTATCTAGTCCAGCAATCAGTCCTCGTAATGTATCTCCGGTCAATCCTATCGAGACTAGTCCTAATTTAG ATTTATCGAGTATGCTGTCCGATCTGTCGGTCTCGGATCGACGCGCACCAGGTTGCGAAAAGAAATCCTTGGAAATGGCTGTGCAACAGAATTTCGCCCCGTTCGACTACGAGCAGAAGAAAATGTTGGCGGCGAAAGCGATTCAAAGGAAACCGAGCTTCAACGATTATCGCGTGCCCACGTCAGCTTGGTCCGGTTACGGGCTCAGCCAATCCATTCCTCCCATAAGCACGACCGACTTGAACAAA GAGTTAACGGCCACTTCTCATCCGTCCGATCTGTGGAAAGAACCGACGACACCGGTCTACGGCAAGGAGGTCGAATTTGCTATCGGTTCCGGCAAAGATCGCGTTGGACAGATCGGTATAACCTCCAACTACATGGAACACACGCCTACTTCGCAACTGAACAGAATCACTTCTCATCGGTACGACGACTTGACCAGCATGCTCACCAGTGTCGGACTGGAGAAATATATAC GCCTGTTCACGTCTCACGAAGTGGACATGGCTACGTTTCCCTCGCTAACGGATAAAGATCTCTGCGAAATCGGGATAAACGCTTGGGGTGCGAGACGTAAAATAATGCTGTTGATCGCTG AAATGAACAAACGAACCAGTCCGTTTTGCGGGAGCGCGGCTCCCGGTGCAGAACGCAAGTCGTCCAACGCCACCATCACCTCCAGCACGATGGAAAAGTGTAATCTGGACAGCAAGTGGTAA